The genomic interval GGTCGTGACTATCCCGGCCGGCTCGGCCTCGGGTACCGCCTTCGTCACTGCACCGAACGACCTGTATGCCGGTGGCCAGCCTGCGATCACCAAGTCGATCACCGACATTTCGGTCACCGGCGACACCAAGTTCGAAAACCTGGTGACCGATAAGACGCCAGTGACCACCACTGTCAGCGACGAGCCGAACGGCGCCGGGAACCTGGTGAAAGTCAGCATCACGCCGGTCACCGACACGGTGAACGAAGCGACTGCGCCGACCTTCAAGCTCACCCTGAACCAAGCCATCGATAAACCGCTGACCGTGCTGCTGAGCACCGGTGAAACCGTGGTGTTCGCCGCTGGTGAAACCACCAAAACCATTTCGGCGCCTGCCCAGGGCGATGACGTGTTCATCGACAAGGGCCAGATCACCGTCAGCATCGACAAGGCCACCGTCACCGGTGCGCCGCTGGAGAACCTGCAGATCGGTACCCCGGCGACCGTTCAGGTCACCGACACCATCAGCAAAGTCACCGCTGTCCTGTCGGTGGATAACACCGCTGTAGTCGAAGGTGGCAAGATCACCTACACCGTGACCCTGATCAGCGAAGACACCAAGCTGCCGGTGACTGGGCACGGTGGTGTGACCGTCACCCTGACCGGTGGCACTCAGGTCACCATCAACCCGGGCTCGGCGACTGGCACTGTCAGCATCAATGCCCCGGATGATGTTTATACGGGCGGTCAGGACACCATTACCAAGTCGATCACCGGCATTGCTGTCGCTGGCGACAAGGTCTTCGAAAACCTTGTGGCAGGTACCAACTCCGTCAGCACCACGGTAAGTGACGAGCCAAGTGGCCAAGGTGATATTGCCAAGGTCAGTATTACCGGCACCACTTCGCTCACCGAAGGCGAAACTGGCGCTTACACGCTGACCCTGACCCACGCCTCCAAGGCCGAAGTCACGATCACCCTCAGCTACAGCGGCACCGCCAAAAACGGTGAGGACTTCACCGGTGTCACCACCGTGAAGATCCCGGCCAACAGCACAGGCACCACGTTCAACATCGCTACCATCGACGACAAGCTGGTCGAAGGTACCGAGAACTTCGTGGTGAAGATCGAAACTGCCACCGGTGGCAACTTCGAGAACCTGCAGGTTGATAGCAGTAAATCGAGCGTGACTACCACCATCCTCGACAACGACAACCTGCCGGTTTCACCTGGTGGCGCGGTGTTTGGCGTGGAAGACACCGACTACGTGTTCGCCTGGAGTGATTTCAAAGTCACCGATGCCGATGGCAACACCGGTCTGTCCGTGACCATTACTTCGATCCCTGGTGCCGGCAACCTGCAGTTCTTCAACGGTACTGCCTGGGTGAATGTGACCGTTGGCCAGGTGGTGAGCCAGGCTGACATCATTGCCAAGAACCTGAAATTCGTTCCGCTTCTCAACCAGTCGGGCTCGGATAACTACGGTGGCAATGGCGTGGGTAACCAGAAGGCTGACTACGCACAGTTCAAGTACAAGCCGAACGATGGCACCAACCTGGGCACAGAAGTGACCATGAAGGTCGACATCAGCCCGGTAGCCGACAAACCGACGCTCAGCTTCGGCAGCGCCGATATCGACTCCAAAGGCCTGACCAAAGAAGTCTGGACCAGCCTCAAAGGCCTCGGTACTGGCGGCAATGGCATTACCGGCGAGGACCTGAAGACGGTATTTGCCAACTCTGGCAATGCCAACTCCAGCAGCACCACTACCAACGTGCAGTCCGATGGCAGCGTCACTGCTGGCACCGGTTCGAAAACGTCGGGCCTGATCTACCTGGAAGCCGGCAAGACCTACACCTTCAGCGGTACCGCCGACGACAGCTTCGTGGTCACCATTGGTGGCAAGACGGTGGTCACGGCCACCTGGGGTGCCGGTGGCCAGGTTTCGGGTACCTTCACCCCGAACACCAGCGGCTACTACCCGATCGAGGTCTACCATGCCAACCAGTCTGGTCCAGGCAGCTATGACCTGAACATCCAGGTAGGCTCGGGTGCGGTCACTGACCTGAGCAGCTCGAACATCAAGATGTATCAGAACGTGACCGAGATGGCCAACGCCGGCTTGGGCGTGTCCGATCTGCACACCGTGAATGGTCAGAGCTACTACGACGGCTACAAACTGAACGAAGGGCCGGAAGGTGGCTCGGTGAAACTGGTTGGTATTAATACTGCCCTGACCGACACCGATGGCTCCGAAACCCTGAACGTTAGCCTCAGCGGCATTCCGAAAGGCACTGTACTCAGCGATGGTGCAGGCCACACGGTCACAGTAGGCAGCGCACCGGTGGATGTGACCGGCTGGAAACTCAGCGGCCTTACCCTCACCCCACCTACCTACTACAAAGGCTCGTTCGACATCACGGTCACCTCGACTGCCACCGAAAGCCTGGGCGGTTCGGCCATCACCACCGGCAACATCCCGGTGACGGTGTACGGCGCAACCTACAAGGCCAGCGTGGGTACTTCGGGCAACGACACCATGACCGGCAGCGAAGGCAACGACATCATCGTCGCCGACGTGTCGGGCCTGAACGTGGTGGCGGGCAAGAACTACAATATTGCGTTCATCGTCGACAGCTCCGGCAGCATGACCGATGCGTCTATTGCCGCAGCCAAGGCCCAGCTGGCGTCTGTGTTTGCCACCTTGAAAGCCAGCCTGGGCTCGGACACCTCGGGTACGGTCAACATCTTCCTTGTCGACTTCGACACGCAGGTCAACAAGAACGTTGCTGTGAACCTGGCCGATCTTAACGCCTTGAATGACCTGCAAGCGGTCCTGAAGTCGATGCAAGGCGGGGATGATGGTGGTGGCACCAACTACGAAGATGCCTTCAAGACCACGGCCAACTTCTTCAAGAGCACAGTTGCGATCAGCAATACCGGTGCAGAGAACCTGACGTACTTCATCACCGACGGTAAGCCGACCTATTACCAGCGAAATGAAGTAACCGATAAACGCCTGTGGACTGGTGGCAAAACGCTTGACGAAGTAGTCAATGTCAATAACTACAAAGCTGGGGGCACGTTCAGTGAATGGGCCGATTCGACTCACAAGGTCGACATCAGCAGTGCTGGCGTTGTCAAGGTATCGACGTATGGCTACAACTGGTGGGGCAGCTGGGGTGTAACTTCCACAGAGACTGTGGGGACCATTCATGCCCAAGGGGACGGCACGTATGAGTTCTCCAGCCTGGGTGGCACAGGTAGGGGGACTAGCTCGAACTGGTCCGATTCAGCATCCAATACGACTGATAGCTTCACGCTGCTGGGCGGCAGCACTACCTTGCAAGGCTTGAGCAAGGTGCAGGCGATTGGACTGAACGATGATGTCAGCCTCTCCGACCTGAAGCCCTATGACAGTGCCGGCAAGCCGCAGACTAATATCGATCCTTCCAATCTGGCCAGCGCAATCCTTGGGCATACCGAGGCAACGCTGCCAGGTGCAGACAGCATCGATGGCGGCAACGGCAACGACATCATCTTCGGTGACCTGATCACCCTCAATGGTGTCGTCAGCGAGGGGTATCAGGCCCTGCAGACTTACGTTGCGCAGAAGAGCGGTGTCGAAGCCAGCGCTGTTACCACCAGCAACGTGCACCAGTACATCACCGAGCACTACACCGAGTTCGATATCTCCGGTGCCAACGATGGCAAGGACTTCTTGTCCGGCGGCAACGGCAACGACATCCTCTTCGGCCAAGGTGGTAACGACACGCTCGATGGTGGCCGGGGTAATGACATCCTGCTGGGCGGTACTGGCAATGACACCCTGATCGGTGGCCACGGCGACGATATCCTGATCGGTGGCAGCGGTGCCGACACCTTCGTGTGGAAGGCGGGTGATTACGGCAACGACGTGATCAAGGACTTCAAGGTAGGCGAGAAAGACAAGATCGACCTGAGCGATCTGCTGCAAGGTGAGAAGGGCAGCACGATCGACAACTACCTGAAACTCACCACGGTGGAAGGCACTACCACGTTGCAAGTCAGCAGCGAAGGCAAGCTCAACGCCGCAGGTGGTATCGCCAACGCCGACGTGACCATCAAGCTGGAAGGGGTGAACTGGTCCAACACCACGATCAACTCGTTGATCAGCGGTGCTGACCCGACCATCATCATCCACAACAAAGACAGCTGATGCGCTGGAGGGCCGCTTTGCGGCCCTTTCGCGACACAAGGCCGTTTCCACACGGGTCTTTCCCGCAATCTGCTGACAGCGCATACTCTGGCGCCGGGCCTGCGCGCCTGGCGATCTTTGCCTATGCTGCTGTCTACCAACAAGGAACCAACGTGACGAGGGACACCGCCATGTTCTACGTGCAACGCGACGCCACCGGCCAGTTGCTGCGGGTAGAAGCAGCCGCTTTTGACCAGTTCACCGAAATGCTCCCCGCCGACCATGCCGATATCCAGGAATGGTTTGCCGATGACGTCGTGGAAAACAGCCTCAACCAGCTCAAGCAAAGCGACCTGGACATGATCCGCGTGCTCGAGGACCTCATCGACGTGCTGACCGCCAAGGGCGTGTTCAAGATCACCGACTTGCCCGCCGGCGCCCAGGCCAAGCTGCTCAACCGCTCCACCGCGCGCAAGGCGCTCAGCAGCCTTAACAACCTGATCGACGAAGAAGAGCAGGGCGGGCTGATCTGACAGCTGGGCAGCCCCGGCGACCGTGATATGGTTATTCTTTAAAGGTATTTAAAATATCGCACTTATGACTTTATAGTCACATCCACTGCGTACCCGTCGACCAATCGATGCGCCGCACGACTTGAACCCACACGGGAAATCCCCGTGCGTTTCTGATCGTTGCGCGCTCTTGAAGTCGCGCACTGCGTGGGAGTGATAAATGTCAGCCGCCTCGAACGCCTTGTCGACCATCGACAGCGCCCAGCCGCAAGTTTTCGAAATCCGCCCGTTCTCCGGTGCCGTAGGCGCCGAGATCATCGGCCTGGACCTGGCCAAACCGGTCAACGCCGAGGATTTCGGCCGTATCCATCGCGCCCACCTCGACCACCATGTGCTGGTGTTTCGCGACCAGCGCATCAGCCCGGAACAGCAGATAGCCTTCAGCCGCCGCTTTGGCGAGCTGCAAATTCATGTGCTCAAGCAGTTCCTGCTCACAGGTCATCCCGAGATCCTGATCGTTTCCAACATCATCGAAAACGGCCAGAACATCGGCCTGGGTGATGCCGGCAAGTTCTGGCACTCCGACCTGTCATACAAGGCGTTGCCCAGCCTCGGTTCCATGCTGCATGCCCAGGAACTGCCCAGCGAAGGCGGCGACACGTTGTTCGCCGACATGCACAAAGCCTGGGACGCCGTACCCGGCGCCCTGCGCAAGATAGTCGAGGGGCGCAGTGCTGCTCA from Pseudomonas fortuita carries:
- a CDS encoding TauD/TfdA dioxygenase family protein; this translates as MSAASNALSTIDSAQPQVFEIRPFSGAVGAEIIGLDLAKPVNAEDFGRIHRAHLDHHVLVFRDQRISPEQQIAFSRRFGELQIHVLKQFLLTGHPEILIVSNIIENGQNIGLGDAGKFWHSDLSYKALPSLGSMLHAQELPSEGGDTLFADMHKAWDAVPGALRKIVEGRSAAHSYTARYGETKFEGNWRPTLTAEQLAQVQEVIHPVVRTHPENGRKALFVSEGFTTRIIGLPDDESRDVLQQLYALSVLEQNTYRHQWQPHDLVFWDNRSLIHLATGCPAHLRRKLYRTTIQGDAPF